A window of the Gordonia humi genome harbors these coding sequences:
- a CDS encoding DUF3000 family protein: MTSSGAPTEPAEFRVAVQSLHAASVRPEIEVGSIRPPQRLAPYSYALGVEVRSPDTADPAQLPADSAGSSFGRLVLLYDPDGQDAWNGTFRLVAYIQAEVEAALAADPLLPQVAWSWLAEELGVADGETESTPPFGSEVPMVRALGGTVTATTSVRYGDIAGPPQSHQLELRASWTATDGDLTGHLEAFCEVVASVAGLPPAGVASLGTV; encoded by the coding sequence GTGACCAGTTCTGGAGCTCCTACGGAGCCTGCCGAGTTCCGCGTAGCGGTGCAGTCGCTGCACGCTGCATCGGTGCGGCCGGAGATCGAGGTCGGTTCGATCCGTCCCCCGCAGCGTCTCGCACCCTACAGCTACGCCCTCGGCGTGGAAGTGCGCTCGCCCGACACCGCCGACCCGGCGCAGCTGCCCGCGGACTCCGCAGGCAGTTCGTTCGGACGTCTCGTGCTGCTGTACGACCCGGACGGGCAGGACGCGTGGAACGGGACGTTCCGCCTCGTCGCATACATCCAGGCCGAAGTCGAGGCCGCCCTGGCCGCCGATCCGCTGCTGCCCCAGGTGGCCTGGAGCTGGCTAGCCGAAGAACTCGGTGTCGCCGACGGCGAGACGGAGTCGACTCCCCCGTTCGGCAGCGAGGTGCCGATGGTGCGCGCGCTCGGCGGAACCGTGACGGCGACGACGTCGGTGCGCTACGGCGACATCGCGGGCCCGCCGCAGTCGCATCAGCTCGAGCTGCGCGCGTCGTGGACGGCCACCGACGGCGATCTGACCGGCCATCTCGAAGCGTTCTGTGAAGTCGTGGCGTCCGTCGCCGGTCTGCCGCCCGCCGGCGTGGCGTCGCTCGGCACGGTCTGA